The following proteins are co-located in the Penaeus vannamei isolate JL-2024 chromosome 34, ASM4276789v1, whole genome shotgun sequence genome:
- the LOC113802708 gene encoding SAP domain-containing ribonucleoprotein isoform X9, with product MDDASQISKMKVADLKKELKARGLPVTGNKNELVERLQEALEADGNVPLGTVDGEDEEFDEEEILGGDDMDTVDIGKLTPQEEAAALGVNISVRDVSTMLEQPEKKKISLKRSEPPVPTAPTTPPPTEASKENTSPESQSEGQEDGVPSKKLIRLSSTENKTQIEARAERFGIPLNEEARKQARAERFAGNSTTTTVNKKPAKLSMETGGTDIEKLKARAKRFGEVTSKSLTKVSELEKMKQRQERFAAGGTETKTAGTEKVAITSPDDAKAARAARFASTTSSEDEMKKKRAERFGIQ from the exons ATGGACGACGCTTCTCAAATCTCAAAAATGAAG GTCGCTGACCTGAAGAAGGAGTTGAAGGCGAGAGGATTACCTGTGACAGGCAACAAAAATGAGCTGGTGGAGAGGCTGCAAGAAGCTCTAGAAGCTG ATGGAAATGTTCCACTGGGCACAGTagatggagaagacgaagaatTTGATGAAGAGGAGATCCTTGGAGGTGATGACATGGATACTGTAGACATAGGGAAGCTGACCCCGCAGGAGGAGGCAGCAGCTTTGGGGGTGAACATCAGTGTACGAGAT GTGTCCACAATGCTAGAACagccagaaaagaaaaaaatcagcctGAAGAGGTCTGAGCCTCCAGTGCCCACAGCCCCAACCACCCCCCCTCCGACAGAGGCCTCCAAGGAAAATACTTCACCTGAAAGCCAGAGTGAGGGTCAAGAGGATGGCGTGCCTTCCAAGAAGCTCATCAGACTGAGTTCCACTGAGAACAAGACT CAAATTGAGGCGAGAGCTGAAAGATTTGGTATTCCATTGAATGAAGAAGCCAGAAAGCAGGCTCGTGCAGAACGATTTGCTGGTAACAGTACTACAACAACTGTCAACAAAAAACCTGCTAAGTTGTCTATGGAAACAGGG GGAACAGACATTGAGAAGTTGAAAGCTCGTGCCAAGCGCTTTGGCGAAGTAACTTCCAAGTCACTCACAAAG GTTTCGGAACTGGAAAAAATGAAGCAAAGGCAAGAGAGATTTGCCGCAGGAGGAACGGAAACGAAGACAGCCGGGACAGAAAAAGTAGCCAT AACCAGCCCAGATGATGCTAAGGCTGCAAGAGCAGCAAGATTTGCCTCAACAACTTCCTCAGAAGACGAAATGAAGAAGAAGCGCGCAGAGAGATTTGGCATACAGTGA
- the LOC113802708 gene encoding SAP domain-containing ribonucleoprotein isoform X7 has product MDDASQISKMKVADLKKELKARGLPVTGNKNELVERLQEALEADGNVPLGTVDGEDEEFDEEEILGGDDMDTVDIGKLTPQEEAAALGVNISVRDVSTMLEQPEKKKISLKRSEPPVPTAPTTPPPTEASKENTSPESQSEGQEDGVPSKKLIRLSSTENKTQIEARAERFGIPLNEEARKQARAERFAGNSTTTTVNKKPAKLSMETGGTDIEKLKARAKRFGEVTSKSLTKVTCNVSELEKMKQRQERFAAGGTETKTAGTEKVAITSPDDAKAARAARFASTTSSEDEMKKKRAERFGIQ; this is encoded by the exons ATGGACGACGCTTCTCAAATCTCAAAAATGAAG GTCGCTGACCTGAAGAAGGAGTTGAAGGCGAGAGGATTACCTGTGACAGGCAACAAAAATGAGCTGGTGGAGAGGCTGCAAGAAGCTCTAGAAGCTG ATGGAAATGTTCCACTGGGCACAGTagatggagaagacgaagaatTTGATGAAGAGGAGATCCTTGGAGGTGATGACATGGATACTGTAGACATAGGGAAGCTGACCCCGCAGGAGGAGGCAGCAGCTTTGGGGGTGAACATCAGTGTACGAGAT GTGTCCACAATGCTAGAACagccagaaaagaaaaaaatcagcctGAAGAGGTCTGAGCCTCCAGTGCCCACAGCCCCAACCACCCCCCCTCCGACAGAGGCCTCCAAGGAAAATACTTCACCTGAAAGCCAGAGTGAGGGTCAAGAGGATGGCGTGCCTTCCAAGAAGCTCATCAGACTGAGTTCCACTGAGAACAAGACT CAAATTGAGGCGAGAGCTGAAAGATTTGGTATTCCATTGAATGAAGAAGCCAGAAAGCAGGCTCGTGCAGAACGATTTGCTGGTAACAGTACTACAACAACTGTCAACAAAAAACCTGCTAAGTTGTCTATGGAAACAGGG GGAACAGACATTGAGAAGTTGAAAGCTCGTGCCAAGCGCTTTGGCGAAGTAACTTCCAAGTCACTCACAAAGGTAACCTGTAAT GTTTCGGAACTGGAAAAAATGAAGCAAAGGCAAGAGAGATTTGCCGCAGGAGGAACGGAAACGAAGACAGCCGGGACAGAAAAAGTAGCCAT AACCAGCCCAGATGATGCTAAGGCTGCAAGAGCAGCAAGATTTGCCTCAACAACTTCCTCAGAAGACGAAATGAAGAAGAAGCGCGCAGAGAGATTTGGCATACAGTGA
- the LOC113802708 gene encoding SAP domain-containing ribonucleoprotein isoform X5 yields MDDASQISKMKVADLKKELKARGLPVTGNKNELVERLQEALEADGNVPLGTVDGEDEEFDEEEILGGDDMDTVDIGKLTPQEEAAALGVNISVRDELNTTDLNQVSTMLEQPEKKKISLKRSEPPVPTAPTTPPPTEASKENTSPESQSEGQEDGVPSKKLIRLSSTENKTQIEARAERFGIPLNEEARKQARAERFAGNSTTTTVNKKPAKLSMETGGTDIEKLKARAKRFGEVTSKSLTKVSELEKMKQRQERFAAGGTETKTAGTEKVAITSPDDAKAARAARFASTTSSEDEMKKKRAERFGIQ; encoded by the exons ATGGACGACGCTTCTCAAATCTCAAAAATGAAG GTCGCTGACCTGAAGAAGGAGTTGAAGGCGAGAGGATTACCTGTGACAGGCAACAAAAATGAGCTGGTGGAGAGGCTGCAAGAAGCTCTAGAAGCTG ATGGAAATGTTCCACTGGGCACAGTagatggagaagacgaagaatTTGATGAAGAGGAGATCCTTGGAGGTGATGACATGGATACTGTAGACATAGGGAAGCTGACCCCGCAGGAGGAGGCAGCAGCTTTGGGGGTGAACATCAGTGTACGAGAT GAACTGAATACAACTGATCTCAACCAGGTGTCCACAATGCTAGAACagccagaaaagaaaaaaatcagcctGAAGAGGTCTGAGCCTCCAGTGCCCACAGCCCCAACCACCCCCCCTCCGACAGAGGCCTCCAAGGAAAATACTTCACCTGAAAGCCAGAGTGAGGGTCAAGAGGATGGCGTGCCTTCCAAGAAGCTCATCAGACTGAGTTCCACTGAGAACAAGACT CAAATTGAGGCGAGAGCTGAAAGATTTGGTATTCCATTGAATGAAGAAGCCAGAAAGCAGGCTCGTGCAGAACGATTTGCTGGTAACAGTACTACAACAACTGTCAACAAAAAACCTGCTAAGTTGTCTATGGAAACAGGG GGAACAGACATTGAGAAGTTGAAAGCTCGTGCCAAGCGCTTTGGCGAAGTAACTTCCAAGTCACTCACAAAG GTTTCGGAACTGGAAAAAATGAAGCAAAGGCAAGAGAGATTTGCCGCAGGAGGAACGGAAACGAAGACAGCCGGGACAGAAAAAGTAGCCAT AACCAGCCCAGATGATGCTAAGGCTGCAAGAGCAGCAAGATTTGCCTCAACAACTTCCTCAGAAGACGAAATGAAGAAGAAGCGCGCAGAGAGATTTGGCATACAGTGA
- the LOC113802708 gene encoding SAP domain-containing ribonucleoprotein isoform X2 has protein sequence MDDASQISKMKVADLKKELKARGLPVTGNKNELVERLQEALEADGNVPLGTVDGEDEEFDEEEILGGDDMDTVDIGKLTPQEEAAALGVNISVRDELNTTDLNQVSTMLEQPEKKKISLKRSEPPVPTAPTTPPPTEASKENTSPESQSEGQEDGVPSKKLIRLSSTENKTQIEARAERFGIPLNEEARKQARAERFAGNSTTTTVNKKPAKLSMETGGTDIEKLKARAKRFGEVTSKSLTKVTCNVSELEKMKQRQERFAAGGTETKTAGTEKVAITSPDDAKAARAARFASTTSSEDEMKKKRAERFGIQ, from the exons ATGGACGACGCTTCTCAAATCTCAAAAATGAAG GTCGCTGACCTGAAGAAGGAGTTGAAGGCGAGAGGATTACCTGTGACAGGCAACAAAAATGAGCTGGTGGAGAGGCTGCAAGAAGCTCTAGAAGCTG ATGGAAATGTTCCACTGGGCACAGTagatggagaagacgaagaatTTGATGAAGAGGAGATCCTTGGAGGTGATGACATGGATACTGTAGACATAGGGAAGCTGACCCCGCAGGAGGAGGCAGCAGCTTTGGGGGTGAACATCAGTGTACGAGAT GAACTGAATACAACTGATCTCAACCAGGTGTCCACAATGCTAGAACagccagaaaagaaaaaaatcagcctGAAGAGGTCTGAGCCTCCAGTGCCCACAGCCCCAACCACCCCCCCTCCGACAGAGGCCTCCAAGGAAAATACTTCACCTGAAAGCCAGAGTGAGGGTCAAGAGGATGGCGTGCCTTCCAAGAAGCTCATCAGACTGAGTTCCACTGAGAACAAGACT CAAATTGAGGCGAGAGCTGAAAGATTTGGTATTCCATTGAATGAAGAAGCCAGAAAGCAGGCTCGTGCAGAACGATTTGCTGGTAACAGTACTACAACAACTGTCAACAAAAAACCTGCTAAGTTGTCTATGGAAACAGGG GGAACAGACATTGAGAAGTTGAAAGCTCGTGCCAAGCGCTTTGGCGAAGTAACTTCCAAGTCACTCACAAAGGTAACCTGTAAT GTTTCGGAACTGGAAAAAATGAAGCAAAGGCAAGAGAGATTTGCCGCAGGAGGAACGGAAACGAAGACAGCCGGGACAGAAAAAGTAGCCAT AACCAGCCCAGATGATGCTAAGGCTGCAAGAGCAGCAAGATTTGCCTCAACAACTTCCTCAGAAGACGAAATGAAGAAGAAGCGCGCAGAGAGATTTGGCATACAGTGA
- the LOC113802708 gene encoding SAP domain-containing ribonucleoprotein isoform X4, producing the protein MKDTWHIAGIKVMKVADLKKELKARGLPVTGNKNELVERLQEALEADGNVPLGTVDGEDEEFDEEEILGGDDMDTVDIGKLTPQEEAAALGVNISVRDELNTTDLNQVSTMLEQPEKKKISLKRSEPPVPTAPTTPPPTEASKENTSPESQSEGQEDGVPSKKLIRLSSTENKTQIEARAERFGIPLNEEARKQARAERFAGNSTTTTVNKKPAKLSMETGGTDIEKLKARAKRFGEVTSKSLTKVSELEKMKQRQERFAAGGTETKTAGTEKVAITSPDDAKAARAARFASTTSSEDEMKKKRAERFGIQ; encoded by the exons ATGAAGGATACCTGGCATATTGCTGGTATTAAGGTAATGAAG GTCGCTGACCTGAAGAAGGAGTTGAAGGCGAGAGGATTACCTGTGACAGGCAACAAAAATGAGCTGGTGGAGAGGCTGCAAGAAGCTCTAGAAGCTG ATGGAAATGTTCCACTGGGCACAGTagatggagaagacgaagaatTTGATGAAGAGGAGATCCTTGGAGGTGATGACATGGATACTGTAGACATAGGGAAGCTGACCCCGCAGGAGGAGGCAGCAGCTTTGGGGGTGAACATCAGTGTACGAGAT GAACTGAATACAACTGATCTCAACCAGGTGTCCACAATGCTAGAACagccagaaaagaaaaaaatcagcctGAAGAGGTCTGAGCCTCCAGTGCCCACAGCCCCAACCACCCCCCCTCCGACAGAGGCCTCCAAGGAAAATACTTCACCTGAAAGCCAGAGTGAGGGTCAAGAGGATGGCGTGCCTTCCAAGAAGCTCATCAGACTGAGTTCCACTGAGAACAAGACT CAAATTGAGGCGAGAGCTGAAAGATTTGGTATTCCATTGAATGAAGAAGCCAGAAAGCAGGCTCGTGCAGAACGATTTGCTGGTAACAGTACTACAACAACTGTCAACAAAAAACCTGCTAAGTTGTCTATGGAAACAGGG GGAACAGACATTGAGAAGTTGAAAGCTCGTGCCAAGCGCTTTGGCGAAGTAACTTCCAAGTCACTCACAAAG GTTTCGGAACTGGAAAAAATGAAGCAAAGGCAAGAGAGATTTGCCGCAGGAGGAACGGAAACGAAGACAGCCGGGACAGAAAAAGTAGCCAT AACCAGCCCAGATGATGCTAAGGCTGCAAGAGCAGCAAGATTTGCCTCAACAACTTCCTCAGAAGACGAAATGAAGAAGAAGCGCGCAGAGAGATTTGGCATACAGTGA
- the LOC113802708 gene encoding SAP domain-containing ribonucleoprotein isoform X1, which translates to MKDTWHIAGIKVMKVADLKKELKARGLPVTGNKNELVERLQEALEADGNVPLGTVDGEDEEFDEEEILGGDDMDTVDIGKLTPQEEAAALGVNISVRDELNTTDLNQVSTMLEQPEKKKISLKRSEPPVPTAPTTPPPTEASKENTSPESQSEGQEDGVPSKKLIRLSSTENKTQIEARAERFGIPLNEEARKQARAERFAGNSTTTTVNKKPAKLSMETGGTDIEKLKARAKRFGEVTSKSLTKVTCNVSELEKMKQRQERFAAGGTETKTAGTEKVAITSPDDAKAARAARFASTTSSEDEMKKKRAERFGIQ; encoded by the exons ATGAAGGATACCTGGCATATTGCTGGTATTAAGGTAATGAAG GTCGCTGACCTGAAGAAGGAGTTGAAGGCGAGAGGATTACCTGTGACAGGCAACAAAAATGAGCTGGTGGAGAGGCTGCAAGAAGCTCTAGAAGCTG ATGGAAATGTTCCACTGGGCACAGTagatggagaagacgaagaatTTGATGAAGAGGAGATCCTTGGAGGTGATGACATGGATACTGTAGACATAGGGAAGCTGACCCCGCAGGAGGAGGCAGCAGCTTTGGGGGTGAACATCAGTGTACGAGAT GAACTGAATACAACTGATCTCAACCAGGTGTCCACAATGCTAGAACagccagaaaagaaaaaaatcagcctGAAGAGGTCTGAGCCTCCAGTGCCCACAGCCCCAACCACCCCCCCTCCGACAGAGGCCTCCAAGGAAAATACTTCACCTGAAAGCCAGAGTGAGGGTCAAGAGGATGGCGTGCCTTCCAAGAAGCTCATCAGACTGAGTTCCACTGAGAACAAGACT CAAATTGAGGCGAGAGCTGAAAGATTTGGTATTCCATTGAATGAAGAAGCCAGAAAGCAGGCTCGTGCAGAACGATTTGCTGGTAACAGTACTACAACAACTGTCAACAAAAAACCTGCTAAGTTGTCTATGGAAACAGGG GGAACAGACATTGAGAAGTTGAAAGCTCGTGCCAAGCGCTTTGGCGAAGTAACTTCCAAGTCACTCACAAAGGTAACCTGTAAT GTTTCGGAACTGGAAAAAATGAAGCAAAGGCAAGAGAGATTTGCCGCAGGAGGAACGGAAACGAAGACAGCCGGGACAGAAAAAGTAGCCAT AACCAGCCCAGATGATGCTAAGGCTGCAAGAGCAGCAAGATTTGCCTCAACAACTTCCTCAGAAGACGAAATGAAGAAGAAGCGCGCAGAGAGATTTGGCATACAGTGA
- the LOC113802708 gene encoding SAP domain-containing ribonucleoprotein isoform X8, whose product MKDTWHIAGIKVMKVADLKKELKARGLPVTGNKNELVERLQEALEADGNVPLGTVDGEDEEFDEEEILGGDDMDTVDIGKLTPQEEAAALGVNISVRDVSTMLEQPEKKKISLKRSEPPVPTAPTTPPPTEASKENTSPESQSEGQEDGVPSKKLIRLSSTENKTQIEARAERFGIPLNEEARKQARAERFAGNSTTTTVNKKPAKLSMETGGTDIEKLKARAKRFGEVTSKSLTKVSELEKMKQRQERFAAGGTETKTAGTEKVAITSPDDAKAARAARFASTTSSEDEMKKKRAERFGIQ is encoded by the exons ATGAAGGATACCTGGCATATTGCTGGTATTAAGGTAATGAAG GTCGCTGACCTGAAGAAGGAGTTGAAGGCGAGAGGATTACCTGTGACAGGCAACAAAAATGAGCTGGTGGAGAGGCTGCAAGAAGCTCTAGAAGCTG ATGGAAATGTTCCACTGGGCACAGTagatggagaagacgaagaatTTGATGAAGAGGAGATCCTTGGAGGTGATGACATGGATACTGTAGACATAGGGAAGCTGACCCCGCAGGAGGAGGCAGCAGCTTTGGGGGTGAACATCAGTGTACGAGAT GTGTCCACAATGCTAGAACagccagaaaagaaaaaaatcagcctGAAGAGGTCTGAGCCTCCAGTGCCCACAGCCCCAACCACCCCCCCTCCGACAGAGGCCTCCAAGGAAAATACTTCACCTGAAAGCCAGAGTGAGGGTCAAGAGGATGGCGTGCCTTCCAAGAAGCTCATCAGACTGAGTTCCACTGAGAACAAGACT CAAATTGAGGCGAGAGCTGAAAGATTTGGTATTCCATTGAATGAAGAAGCCAGAAAGCAGGCTCGTGCAGAACGATTTGCTGGTAACAGTACTACAACAACTGTCAACAAAAAACCTGCTAAGTTGTCTATGGAAACAGGG GGAACAGACATTGAGAAGTTGAAAGCTCGTGCCAAGCGCTTTGGCGAAGTAACTTCCAAGTCACTCACAAAG GTTTCGGAACTGGAAAAAATGAAGCAAAGGCAAGAGAGATTTGCCGCAGGAGGAACGGAAACGAAGACAGCCGGGACAGAAAAAGTAGCCAT AACCAGCCCAGATGATGCTAAGGCTGCAAGAGCAGCAAGATTTGCCTCAACAACTTCCTCAGAAGACGAAATGAAGAAGAAGCGCGCAGAGAGATTTGGCATACAGTGA
- the LOC113802708 gene encoding SAP domain-containing ribonucleoprotein isoform X6, with the protein MKDTWHIAGIKVMKVADLKKELKARGLPVTGNKNELVERLQEALEADGNVPLGTVDGEDEEFDEEEILGGDDMDTVDIGKLTPQEEAAALGVNISVRDVSTMLEQPEKKKISLKRSEPPVPTAPTTPPPTEASKENTSPESQSEGQEDGVPSKKLIRLSSTENKTQIEARAERFGIPLNEEARKQARAERFAGNSTTTTVNKKPAKLSMETGGTDIEKLKARAKRFGEVTSKSLTKVTCNVSELEKMKQRQERFAAGGTETKTAGTEKVAITSPDDAKAARAARFASTTSSEDEMKKKRAERFGIQ; encoded by the exons ATGAAGGATACCTGGCATATTGCTGGTATTAAGGTAATGAAG GTCGCTGACCTGAAGAAGGAGTTGAAGGCGAGAGGATTACCTGTGACAGGCAACAAAAATGAGCTGGTGGAGAGGCTGCAAGAAGCTCTAGAAGCTG ATGGAAATGTTCCACTGGGCACAGTagatggagaagacgaagaatTTGATGAAGAGGAGATCCTTGGAGGTGATGACATGGATACTGTAGACATAGGGAAGCTGACCCCGCAGGAGGAGGCAGCAGCTTTGGGGGTGAACATCAGTGTACGAGAT GTGTCCACAATGCTAGAACagccagaaaagaaaaaaatcagcctGAAGAGGTCTGAGCCTCCAGTGCCCACAGCCCCAACCACCCCCCCTCCGACAGAGGCCTCCAAGGAAAATACTTCACCTGAAAGCCAGAGTGAGGGTCAAGAGGATGGCGTGCCTTCCAAGAAGCTCATCAGACTGAGTTCCACTGAGAACAAGACT CAAATTGAGGCGAGAGCTGAAAGATTTGGTATTCCATTGAATGAAGAAGCCAGAAAGCAGGCTCGTGCAGAACGATTTGCTGGTAACAGTACTACAACAACTGTCAACAAAAAACCTGCTAAGTTGTCTATGGAAACAGGG GGAACAGACATTGAGAAGTTGAAAGCTCGTGCCAAGCGCTTTGGCGAAGTAACTTCCAAGTCACTCACAAAGGTAACCTGTAAT GTTTCGGAACTGGAAAAAATGAAGCAAAGGCAAGAGAGATTTGCCGCAGGAGGAACGGAAACGAAGACAGCCGGGACAGAAAAAGTAGCCAT AACCAGCCCAGATGATGCTAAGGCTGCAAGAGCAGCAAGATTTGCCTCAACAACTTCCTCAGAAGACGAAATGAAGAAGAAGCGCGCAGAGAGATTTGGCATACAGTGA
- the LOC113802708 gene encoding SAP domain-containing ribonucleoprotein isoform X3 — MKDTWHIAGIKVADLKKELKARGLPVTGNKNELVERLQEALEADGNVPLGTVDGEDEEFDEEEILGGDDMDTVDIGKLTPQEEAAALGVNISVRDELNTTDLNQVSTMLEQPEKKKISLKRSEPPVPTAPTTPPPTEASKENTSPESQSEGQEDGVPSKKLIRLSSTENKTQIEARAERFGIPLNEEARKQARAERFAGNSTTTTVNKKPAKLSMETGGTDIEKLKARAKRFGEVTSKSLTKVTCNVSELEKMKQRQERFAAGGTETKTAGTEKVAITSPDDAKAARAARFASTTSSEDEMKKKRAERFGIQ; from the exons ATGAAGGATACCTGGCATATTGCTGGTATTAAG GTCGCTGACCTGAAGAAGGAGTTGAAGGCGAGAGGATTACCTGTGACAGGCAACAAAAATGAGCTGGTGGAGAGGCTGCAAGAAGCTCTAGAAGCTG ATGGAAATGTTCCACTGGGCACAGTagatggagaagacgaagaatTTGATGAAGAGGAGATCCTTGGAGGTGATGACATGGATACTGTAGACATAGGGAAGCTGACCCCGCAGGAGGAGGCAGCAGCTTTGGGGGTGAACATCAGTGTACGAGAT GAACTGAATACAACTGATCTCAACCAGGTGTCCACAATGCTAGAACagccagaaaagaaaaaaatcagcctGAAGAGGTCTGAGCCTCCAGTGCCCACAGCCCCAACCACCCCCCCTCCGACAGAGGCCTCCAAGGAAAATACTTCACCTGAAAGCCAGAGTGAGGGTCAAGAGGATGGCGTGCCTTCCAAGAAGCTCATCAGACTGAGTTCCACTGAGAACAAGACT CAAATTGAGGCGAGAGCTGAAAGATTTGGTATTCCATTGAATGAAGAAGCCAGAAAGCAGGCTCGTGCAGAACGATTTGCTGGTAACAGTACTACAACAACTGTCAACAAAAAACCTGCTAAGTTGTCTATGGAAACAGGG GGAACAGACATTGAGAAGTTGAAAGCTCGTGCCAAGCGCTTTGGCGAAGTAACTTCCAAGTCACTCACAAAGGTAACCTGTAAT GTTTCGGAACTGGAAAAAATGAAGCAAAGGCAAGAGAGATTTGCCGCAGGAGGAACGGAAACGAAGACAGCCGGGACAGAAAAAGTAGCCAT AACCAGCCCAGATGATGCTAAGGCTGCAAGAGCAGCAAGATTTGCCTCAACAACTTCCTCAGAAGACGAAATGAAGAAGAAGCGCGCAGAGAGATTTGGCATACAGTGA